A region of the Bryobacteraceae bacterium genome:
CGCGCTGGGCGAGCCGTTCGAATACCGCACGGTGGTCGGCGGGCGCGTGGTGACGCTGGTGCTGGAGGGGCGGTGGATGTGGGGCCTGCTGGGGCGGACGGACGTGGAGACGCTGATCGAGGAGGTGGACCTGTTTGCGGCCGGCGCACCTTCAAGACGGTGAAGCGGCGGTGGACACCGGGCGGAGCGCCGTGAGGCGGGCGGATCTGCTGAAGAGCGCCTACCGTGCGATTGCGGCGCAGGCGCCGCTGGGCGAGGGTCTGGGCCTGCTGGCGGGCCTGGCGGCCGAAGCGGCGGGGGCGGAAGTGGCGGTGGTGTTCGGGCTTCGGGGCGAGGATCTGGAGACGCTGGCGGCAAGCCGGGAGCTGCCGGTCTGGCTTCAGGCGCCGGCGCATGTGCCCGCGCTGGCGGCGCCGTGGTGGCGGCTGCGGGGCCAGGCGGTGGAGATGAGCGGTTCGGCGGCGTGGGCGCCGTATGCGGGGCTGGCTGGCGGTGTGCGGTGGTGCTGGTCGAACCGGCTGAAGACGGCAGCCGGGGAGATAGTGGGATGCCTGACGCTGTTCCGGCGGGGGCCGTTCGGGGAGGGGCCGCCGGCGGAGCTCTTTGAGGAGCTGGAAGAGCTGGCGGCGCTGGCGATCGAGCGGGCGAATCTGCTGGAAGAGCTGAAATTCCGGGCCGAGCGGGATCCGGTGACGGGATTGTGGAACCGGCGTCAGCTTGAGGAGCGGATCGAGCAGATACGGCAGGCTGAGGGGGGCGCGCCGGCGGCGCTGGTGCTGGTATCGCTGGAAGGGGCGCGGCGGGTGCGGGAGATTCTGGGCGAAGAGACCGGGGACGCGTTGTTGCGGAGCGCGGCGGAGAGGGTGGTGGGGACCTGCGGGGCGGGGTTTGCGGCGCGGCTGAGCGGGGATGAGATTGCGGTGCTGACGCGCGGGTCGGGCGAAGATCCGCGGTCGTTTGGGGCGCAACTGTTGCGTCTGCTCGATGAGCCGTTTCTGGTGGGGGGCCACGAGATTCACGCCCGGCCGGCCGTTGGCGTGGCGGCGGCCGAGGGGGTTGAGGAGGCGCGGCAGTGGCTGCGGCGCGCGAGGGCGGCCGCGGCGGCGGCGCAGGCGAGGCGGAACGGCGCCCGCTGCGTGGTATTTGATCCGACGATCGCGATCGAGGCGCCGGAGCGGCTGGAGCTGGAGCGGAGGTTGCGCGGGGCAGCGGGGCGGGGCGAGCTGCTGCTGCACTATCAGCCGCAGGTACGGCTGCGGGACGGTCGCACGGCGGGCCATGAGGCGCTGATGCGGTGGCGGAATCCGGAGATCGGAACGGTGTCGCCGGCAGCGTTCATCCCGGTGGCCGAGGAGACGGGGTTGATCGTCGAGCTGGGCCGTTGGGCGCTGGAAGAGGCCTGCCGCCAGGCGCGGCGCTGGCACAAGCGCGGGCTGCCGGCGCGGATCGGCGTCAACGTCAGCGCGCTGCAACTGGCCGACGAGAGCTTTCCGGAGGATGTCCGGCGTGCGCTGGCCGCGAGCGGCGTGGAGCCGCGGTTGGTGGAGCTGGAGATCACCGAGAGCGCGGTGATGGAGAACCTGAAGCTGGCGGCGGAGCGGATGCGGGAGCTGCGCGGGCTTGGGGTGCAGTTTGCGCTGGACGATTTCGGCACGGGGAGCAGTTCGCTGGCGTATCTGAAGGAGCTGCCGGTGGACCGGCTGAAGGTGGACCGGAGTTTTCTGGGCGAGCTGGAGCAGGGGCGGGCGCCGCTGCTCGAGTCGATCATCCGGATGGCGCACGGGCTGGGGCTGGAAGTGATCGTCGAAGGGGTGGAGACGGACAAGCAGCGGGCGGCTCTTCAGGCGATGGGCGCCGATGAGGTGCAGGGGTACCTGACCGGGCGTCCGATGCCGGCCGAAGAGGCGGAGGCGCGGCAGGCCTGAGGGAGGGGGGCGCCGACGCAGGCGGTGGCGGCGGCTGGCGCGGGGTGGTTCACGGGACAATCGGACATTTGACACCGATTTTGCCGGCGTGATATCCCTGAAACTTCAGTCAGGAATCTGCGATGCCAGACGACGCGAAGCCGGAAGGCGCTCCGGCGCCTGAGCCAAGCCGCGAGCCGGCCCAGCTGCCGGCCGCATCTTCCGGGGCCCAGCCGCCCGGCGGCGAAGCCGCCGCGCCCGCTGGAGAGGGCGGGAAGCCCGCAGCGAAGGCGGCGGCTGCGGCCGAAGGAGGCGCGGGCAAAGCGCCGGCGGTGGCCGGGGCAGCGAAGCCGGCCGCGCCGAAAGCGCCGGCGGCGATGGCGAGCACGCCCTGGGAGAGTGAGCTGACGCAGGCGCTGAGGGAAGAGTTCGGCGATCAAATTCTCGAATTCAGCTCGTATTTGGGGCAGAATTTTCTTGTCGCCAGGCCCGAGGCGGCCATTCCAATTCTCGAGTCGCTCAAGGAAAAACACGGCTTTGATTATCTGGTGGACATCACCGCCGTGCACTGGCCGGAGCGGCCCGAGCCGTTCGACATCGTCTACATCATTTACAGCTTCGCGCGGAACGAGAGGATCCGGATGAAGATCCGGATTGCCGAGGGCTACCGGCCGCGGACGGCGGTGCCGGTGCATCTGACGGCGAACTGGCTGGAGCGCGAGGTGTATGACATGTTCGGCGTCGAGTTCGAGGGCCATCCGGACATGCGGCGCATTCTGCTGCCGGAGGAATGGGAGACCTTCCCGCTGCGGAAGGAGAACAGCATTCTGAAGATGGACCAGCACTGGGTGCAGGAGAATCTGGGCATCGAAAGCGGGCAATAGCCATGGCGGACACCTTTTTAGACGCGACCGAGCTGGTTCTGAACATGGGTCCGCAGCACCCGTCGACGCACGGGGTGCTGCGGGTGATCCTGAAGCTGGACGGCGAGCGGGTGCTTTCGACCGAGTGCGTGATCGGCTATCTGCACCGGGGCGTGGAGAAGATCGCCGAAAACCGGACGTGGCAGATGTTTGCGCCGTACGTGGACCGGATGGACTACGTTGCGGCGGTGTCGAACGGGCTGGGCTACTGTCTGGCGGTGGAGAAGCTGCTGGGGGTGGAGGCGCCGCCGCGGGCGCAGGCGGTGCGGGTGATCCTGACGGAGCTGAACCGGATTGCGAGCCACCTGCTCTGGCTGGGCACGCATGCGCTGGACATCGGCGCGATCACGCCGCTGTTTTACTGCATGCGGGAGCGGGAGCTGATCCTGAACATCTACGAAAAGTACTGCGGGGCGCGGCTGACGACGCACGCATTCCGGATCGGCGGCCTGCAATACGAAACCTATGACGGTTTCGAAAAAGAGGTGCTGCATTTCTGCGATATTTTTGAAAAAAAGATTGACGAATACGAGGAACTGCTGACCGGCAACCGGATCTGGCAGCAGCGGCTGAAAGGGGTGGGGATCCTTACGGCGGCCGACTGCAAGGAATACGGCGTGACCGGGCCGATGCTGCGGGCGGCGGGAGTGAAATGGGACCTGCGGAAGGCGCAGCCGTATTCGGGCTACGAGAAATACGAATTTGAGATTCCGACGGGGCAGAACGGCGACACTTACGACCGCTATCTGGTGCGGATGCAGGAGATGCGGCAGAGCGTGCGGATCGTGCGGCAGGCGGTGAGCGACATTCCGGCGGGGCCGATCATGGCGAAGGTCGGCAAGGTGATCAAGCCGCCGGTGGGTGAGGCGTATGTGTCGATCGAGGCGCCGAAGGGCGAGCTGGGCTATTACGTGGTAAGCGACGGCTCGACGCAGCCCTACCGGGTGCGGATCCGGCCGCCGTCTTTCGTGAATCTCCAGGCGCTGGACAAGATGTGCCGGGGCGCGCTGGTGGCCGACGTGGTTGCAATTATCGGCACAACGGACATCGTGCTGGGCGAGGTGGACCGGTGAGGGCCGCGCGGCGGAAAGGAGGGGCGCGATGAAGGAGCTTCTGCGCAGGATTTTTCTCGTCGACCTGATCGAGGGGCTGCGGGTGACGTTCCGGCATCAGCATCCGAAGCAGATTGTCACCGAGCAGTACCCGTTCGAGCGGCCGAAGATCGGCGAGCGCTACCGGGGCGCGCCGCGGCTGAACATCAATCCGGAGAACGGCGACACGCTGTGCATCTGCTGCGACCTGTGCGCGCTGGCCTGCCCCGAGCAGCTGATCGTGGTGGGCTGGGAGCGCAATCCGGAGACGAAGAAGAAGGAGCTGGTGACGTTCACCTATGACATCAGCCGGTGCATGTTCTGCGGGCTGTGCGAGGACGCCTGCCCGGTGGATGCGCTGGAACTGACGCAGGATTTCGAGATGGCCAGTTACACGCGGGAAGGGGCGATCCTGGACCGGCAGACGCTGGAGCAGGGATTGCTGCCGACGCAGTACCGCTGGTGAAGCGTGCGCGTGGAGGCGCGCGGGAGCGACCGATGACGGAAGCGGTTTTCTTTTACAGTTTCGCGGCGCTGGCGGTGGCCGGCGCGATCCTGACGGTGACGATGCGCAATGCGGTGCACTGCGCGATTGCGCTGATTGCGTCGCTGGGCGGGGTGGCGGGGCTGTACCTGATGCTGCACGCGGAATTTCTGTTTGCGGTGCAGATCGTACTGTACATCGGCGGCATGATGGTGCTGTTCCTGTTCGTGATCATGCTGGTGAACCTGGAGCAGGCGGCGCGGGAGCGGCAGTTCCACCGGAGCTGGCCGGGAGCGCTGCTGTGCGCGGGCGGCACGGCGGGGCTGGTGGCGTGGTTCTGGCTGCGGGGCGTGGATACGCTGCGGCTGCCGCCGGGCGTGCAGCCGACGCCGCGCGAAGGCGGCAACGTGGAGAGCCTGGCGATGGTGCTGTTCCGCGAGTACCTGGTGCCGTTCGAGCTGGCGTCGCTGCTGCTGCTGGTGGCGATTGTGGGCGGCGTGATGATGGCGAAGAAGAGGATCTGAGAGGGGGCGGCGATAATGGGACCGATCACGACGGCGCATTACCTGGTGCTGAGCGCGATCCTGCTGCTGATTGGCGTGGTGGGCATCCTCACGCGGCGCAACGTGATCGTGCTGATGATGTCGATCGAAATCATCCTGAACGCGGTGAACGTGAACCTGATCGCGTTCTCGCGGAACCTGGACCAGCTGGACGGGCAGGTCTTCGCCATATTCGTGATCTGCGTGGCGGTGGCGGAGGCGGCGGTGGGTCTGGGCATCCTGATTGCGCTGTTCCGCAACCGGGAGACGGTGCAGGTGGACGAGATCGACCTGCTGAAGTGGTAGGAGCCGGAGCATGAATTTTCTGGAAATGATCTGGCTGATTCCGCTCGTGCCGCTGGCCGGCGCGGCGGCGATGCTTTTTTTCGGGCGCAGGCTTTCGAAGGCGGCGATCAGCGTGATCGGGCCGGGGACGGTGGGAGCAAGCCTGTTGCTGTCGCTGGGCGCGGTGGCGCAACTGGCGGGCCTTGAGAAGAAAGCGCACGAGGTGGTGCTGTTCGAGTGGCTGCCGCTGATCGGGGCGCAGTGGGGCTTTCTGCTGGATCCGCTGTCGTCGGTGATGATCCTGGTGGTGACGTTTGTGGGCTTTCTGATTCACATTTACGCCACCGGGTACATGGGGCACGAACACGGGCCGCATCACGGCGGGTTCTACCGGTTTTTCGGCTATATGAACCTGTTCGTCTTTTTCATGCTCACGCTGGTGCTGGCGAACAATTATCCGCTGCTGTTTGTGGGCTGGGAAGGCGTGGGGCTGTGTTCGTACCTGCTGATCGGATTTTATTTCCACAAGAAGAGCGCGTCGGACGCGGCCAACAAGGCGTTCATCGTGAACCGCATTGGAGACGCGGGATTCATTCTGGGGATGTTTTTTCTCTGGACGACCGTGGGTTCGCTGCGGTTCACCGAGGTGAACGAGACGCTGGGCTCGGCGCGGTTTGCGCCGGAGACGGGCGTCTTCGGGGCGCTGAGCATGACCGCGCTGCTGCTGTTTGTGGGCGCGACGGGCAAGAGCGCGCAGATCCCGCTGTTTGTCTGGCTGCCGGACGCGATGGAGGGCCCGACGCCGGTGAGCGCGCTGATCCACGCGGCGACGATGGTGACGGCGGGCGTCTACATGTGCGCGCGGTCGAACGCGCTGTTCGTGCTGACGCCGGAGACGTCGCACATTGTTGCGGCGGTGGGGGCGGCGACGGCGATTCTGGCGGCGTCGATCGGGCTGGTGCAGAACGACATCAAGCGGGTGCTTGCCTATTCCACGGTGTCGCAGCTCGGCTACATGTTCGTCGCGGTGGGCGTTGGCGCTTACTGGGCGGCGATCTTTCATCTGTACACGCACGCGTTTTTCAAGGCGCTGCTGTTTCTTGGGGCGGGCAGCGTGATCCACGCGATGGGCGGAGAGCAGGACATGCGGCGGATGGGCGGGCTGAAGGAGAGGATCCCGGTGACTTTCCGCACGATGTTCATCGCGTCGCTGGCGATTGCCGGCATTCCGCCGCTGGCGGGTTTTTTCTCGAAAGACGAGATCCTGTGGCAGGCCTGGAGCAGCCCGCTGGGCTCGAAGGCGCTGTGGACGGTGGGTTGGGTGACGGCGGCGATGACGGCGTTTTACATGTGGCGGCTGATGTTCATGACGTTTTACGGCGAGGGCCGGATGGACGAGCACACGCGGCACCACATTCACGAATCGCCGCGTTCGATGACCGTGCCGCTGACGGTGCTGGCGGCCGGGTCAGTGGCGGCGGGCTGGATCGGGATGCCGAAGGTATTTGGCGAAAACGCCCTGTTTCAGGCGTTCGAGCACTGGCTGGAGCCGGTGTTTGAAGCCGCCGGACGGCTGGCGGGCGCGGGGCACGAGGCGGCGCACCACGACGCGGCGATGGAGTGGGCGCTGATGGGGCTGTCCATTGGCGCGGCGATCGGGGGCATCCTGCTGGCACGGCACATTTATCTGGGGCTGAAGGAAGAGGAGCGGCCGACGGGCGGCGTGCTGTATCCGGTGCTGTACAACAAGTGGTACGTGGACGACGTCTATAACGCGGTGTTTGTGGAAGGGCTGGCCAAGGGCGGCGGCAGTGCGCTGGCGCGGTTTGACGCGGCGGTGGTGGACGGAGGCGTCAACGGCACGGCGTGGATGACGCGCGTCATCTCGAAGATTTCGATCTGGTACGACACGTGGATCGTGGACGGGCTGGTGAACCTGGGGGCGTTCACGGTGCGGGCGCTGTCGTTCCCGGTGCGGTTCGTGCAGACCGGTTACATCCATTCCTATGCGCTGCTGTTTCTGGCCGGCGTGCTGGCCATCTTCGGCTATTACTGGTGGCTGCGCTAGAGGAGACTGCGCGCGATGACATCGAACCTGCTCTCGATTGTCCTGTTCACGCCGCTGGCCGGGCTGCTGGTGCTGCTGTTCATTCCACGGGAAAACCGGACGCTGATCCGGTGGTGGGCGAACCTGACGGCGGCGGCGGGCTTTCTGGTGTCGCTGCCGCTGCTGTTGCGCTTCGACCGCCATGCGGACGGCTACCAGTTTGTCGAAAAGGCGGCGTGGATTCCGTCGCTGGGCGTGAATTATTTCATTGGGATCGACGGCATCAGCCTGCTGCTGGTGATGCTGACGACGGCGATGGGATTCATCGCGATTTTCTATTCCTGGGACGCGATTCAGACGCGGGAGAAGGAATATTACGCGATGTTTCTGCTCCAGCAGACGGGCATGATCGGTGTATTCGTCTCGCTGGATTTCCTGCTGTTTTACATCTTCTGGGAGCTGGTTCTGGTGCCGATGTATTTCATCATCGGCGTCTGGGGCGGCCCGCGGAAGCTGTATGCGGCAATCAAATTCTTTCTGTACACGCTGGCCGGCGGCGTGTTGATGCTGCTGGGCATTCTGACGCTGTATTTCCAGTACGCGGCGCAATACGGCCGCTACACGTTTGAGATCACCGAGCTGATGAAGCTGAACCTCCCGCTGGGGCTTCAGCAGTGGGTGTTCTGGGCGTTCTTCCTGGGGTTTGCGATCAAGGTGCCGATGTTCCCCTTCCACACGTGGCTGCCGGATGCGCACACGGAGGCGCCGACGGCGGGGTCGGTGATTCTGGCGGCGGTGCTGCTGAAGATGGGGACGTACGGGTTCATCCGCTTTTCACTGCCGCTGCTGCCGAAGGCGTCGTCGGACAAGGCGATTGTGACGGCGCTGATCGTGCTGTCGCTGATTGGCATTCTGTATGGGGCGCTGGTGAGCCTGATGCAGCAGGACTGGAAAAAGCTGGTGGCTTATTCGTCAGTGAGTCACCTGGGCTTCTGCACGCTGGGGATTTTTGCGCTGAACCAGGCGGGGCTGGCGGGTTCGGTGATCCAGCAGATCAACCACGGCATTTCGACGGGAATGCTCTTTCTGATCGTGGGCGTGATTTACGAGCGGCGGCACACGCGGCTGATTGCCGAATACGGCGGGCTGGCGCATGTGATGCCGAATTACGCGATCGTTTTTGCGTTCGCGATGCTTTCAAGCGCCGGGCTGCCGCTGCTGAACGGATTTGTGGGCGAGTTCACGATTCTTCAGGGGGCGTTCCAGGCGAACCGCTGGTGGGCGGCGTGGGCGGCGCCGGGCGTGGTGCTGGGCGCGGGGTATCTGCTGTGGCTGTACCAGCGGACGATGCTCGGCGAGGTGACGAATGAGAAGAACCGGGGGCTGAAGGACCTGACCTGGCGCGAGTGGGCGGTTTTCGTGCCGCTGATGCTGTGGGCGCTGTCGATTGGCGTGTATCCGAAGCCCTACTTCGAGATCCTGGAGAAGCCGGTGGCGGAGATCGTGCACCGCGTGCACCAGACGGCGACGTCGGTGGCGCAGGCGCCGGAGCCGGCGCGGGAGGCGATTTCGCGATGAGCCAGTATTACACGGCGACGGACCATTTTGTGCTGCTGCCGGCGCTGCTGCTGGCGCTGTTCGGCTGCGCGACGCTGCTGTTTGATTTTCTCGTATTTCCGGACGCGAGGCAGCGGCGCTGGCTGCTGATTTTTCTGGCGCTGGGCGAGGTTTTCGCGGGAGTGGCATTCTGGCGCCAGCAGCAGTTTCTGATGGAACATGGCGGATCGCTGACGGCATTTCGCGGGGCGCTGGTGATGGACCACTATGCGCTGTTTTTCCACTGGCTGTTTCTGGCGGCGACGCTGATCACGGGGCTGATCAGTTACCGGTATCTGGAAGTCCGCGACGAGCATCATGGGGAATATTACGGGCTGCTGCTGATTGCGCAGACGGGGATGTATTTTCTGGCGAGCGGGACGGAGCTGGTGACGCTGTTCGTCGGGCTGGAGACGATGGCGATCACGTTTTACATCCTGGTGGGATTCCTGCGCGCGGACCGGCGCTCGAACGAGGCGGCGCTGAAATACCTGATTCTGGGTTCGCTGAGTTCGGGCTTCCTGGTGTACGGATTTTCGGTGCTGTACGGGATCAGCGGCTCGACGCGGCTGGGCGAGATTGCGGCGGCGGTGGCGGCGCGGGACGCCTGGGACCCGGTGCTGGTGCTGGCGATCGGGACGGCGGGCGCGGGGCTGCTGTTCAAGATCGGCGCGGCGCCGTTTCACATGTGGGCGCCGGACGCCTATGAGGGCGCGCCGACGATGATCACCGGATATCTGGCGACGGCGTCGAAGGCAGCGAGCTTTGCGCTGCTGGTGCGGCTGTTTGCCGGGCCGCTGGGGCCGGCGCGCGAAAGCTGGGAGCCGCTGCTGGCGGCGGCGGCTGTGCTTTCGATGACGGTGGGCAATCTGGCGGCGGTGACGCAGACGAACACGAAACGGCTGCTGGCGTACAGCTCGATCAGCCATGCGGGGTACATACTTTTGGGGCTGGTGGCGGGGTCGCCGACGGGGCTGAAGGGCGTGCTCGTGTATCTGCTGGTGTACCTGTTCATGACGCTGGGCGCGTTCCTGGTGCTGACGTCGCTGGCGCGGCAGGGCATGGCGGGCGATGACATCAACGACCTGCGGGGGATGATGAAGCGGGCGCCGGGGCACGCGCTGTGGATGCTGGTGTTCATGGTGTCGCTGGCGGGCATTCCGCCGACGGCGGGATTTATTGGCAAGTTTTACATCTTCTGGGCGCTGATCGAGACTGGGCATTATCTGCTGGCGGTGATCGGCGCGGTCTATGCGGTGGTGGCGATTTATTACTATTTCCGGATCGTGAAAGCGATCTTCGTCGAGCCGGAGGAGGCGGAAGCCGGGCCGCTGACGGTGAGCTTTGGCACGCGTGTCGGGCTGGCGGTGACGGGCGCGCTGACGCTGGTGGTGGGCGTGTATCCCGAGCCGTTCCTGCGGCTGGCGCAGATGAGCATTTCGCGGTAAGGACGGACGGCAATGAGCGACTTTTTTTCACAGCCCTGGCTGATTCCCCTGGTGGTGGGGGCGTGCATCCTGCTGCTGGCGCCGCTGGCGGTGGCCTTCACGGTGCTGCTGGAACGGAAGCTGCTGGCCGACATGCAGGCGCGGCTGGGGCCGATGCGGGTGGGGCCGCACGGGCTGTTGCAGACGATCGCCGACGCGGTGAAGCTGCTGATGAAGGAAGACGTGGTGCCGGCCGAGGCCAACCGGATCATGTTCCGGCTGGCGCCGGTGGTGACGTTTTTCACGGCGGCGACGACGCTGACGGTGATTCCGTTTTCGCCGCGGTTCCAGGTGACGGACACGAACGTGGGGCTGCTGGTGATCACGGCGATGTCGTCGGTGGGCATCCTGGGAATCATTCTGGGAGGGTGGTCGTCGAACTCGCATTATTCGCTGCTGGGCGGACTGCGCTCGGGCGCGCAACTGATCAGCTATGAGGTGGCGCTGGGGCTGGCGCTGGTGTGTGGGGTGATGATGGCGAACACGCTGTCGATGCAGGGCATCGTACGGGCGCAGATGGAACGCGGGGTGTGGTTTGCGTTTGACAATTTCGGGCTGATGCTGATCCCGACGATGATTTTTCTGATCGCGTCCGTGGCGGAGACCAACCGCGCGCCGTTCGATCTGCCGGAGGCGGAAAGCGAGCTGGTGGCCGGGTTCCACACCGAATACAGCGGCTTCCGCTGGGGCGTGTACATGCTGTCGGAATACATCAGCATGTTCGCTATCGGCAGCGTGCTGGTGACGCTGTTTTTCGGCGGATGGCTGCGGCCGTTTCCGAATGTGGCGTGGCTGGAAATTCCGTTCAACTACGGGATGCCACTGGCGGTGTTTGGCGGCTTCGGGCTGCTGTGTTTTTCCCTGATGCGGAAGCAGCCGACGCGCGGCTACGCGGCGGGGCTTGCGGGTGTGGGCGCGCTGTTGTGGCTGGTAGCGATTGCCTTTCTGATACCGGGCTTCAACCGCGAGGCGGCCCCCGTGTTCTGGTGGATGCTGAAGCTGGTGGTGGTGCTTTACATTTTCATCTGGCTGCGCGGCACGTTCCCACGTTACCGGTACGACCAGTTGATGAACATCGGGTGGAAGGTGCTGATTCCGACGGGGCTGGGCGCGATTCTGGTGAACGCGGTGGTGGGCATGGCGCGGGCGGCCAGGTAAGAGGTGCCGCCGCGCGCCGCCTGGATGGGGGAGTTGCGGGGACTCAGCCCTGGGCGAGGCCGGCGCGGATGTGATTGAGGTGCTTCTCGCCGTGGGCGGCGTAGGTTTCGAGCAGCCGCTCGAGCGTGACGGGGCCGTACTCGGGATGGTAGCCCTTGCGTGACCAGGCGTCGTCGGGGACGGCGCGGAAGAAGGCGGCCCAGCGGGCGTGGAGGCCGTCGAGGATCTGAAGCGAGGGCTCGATGGGTCCTTCGGCGGCGTCTGGCAGGAGCGCCCAGGCGTTCTGGTCGTAGGGCTTCAGCGGGGGGTCGTTTTCGAGCAGGATGAAGCGGCAGCGGATGTAGGCGTGCATGTGGGAGTCGGCCAGGTGGTGGATGACCTGGCGCGAGGTCCAGCCGCCGGGGCGGTAGGGGCGGTTGAGCTGCTCGGGCGAGGCGCCGGTGATGAGGCGGCGGAGCTCGGCGGGAAGCGCTTCGATTTTTGCGATCAGTTCTGCGCGGGTCATGGTCCCTCCTACTGTCAGGTCCGGCCATTCATTGTGACAGATCGCGGCAGGGCGCGGTGACCAGAGTCACGGAAGACCGTGGAGGGGCGCGCGAGGATGGAATCATGATGGCCGCGCCTGCGCGGGTCCGCCGCGAAAAGAAGGCATACCGGAAGCGGGAGGGAAAGGACCGTTCCCAGGCGATCCGCTTCGGGGTTCAGGCGGCGTTTCTGCTGCTGAACGTGTGGATCGGGGTGGAGTTTTATCTGTGGGTGAGGGCGTTTGAGACGGGCGGCGTGCCGCCGGTTTCCCGGCCCCCCGGAGTGGAGGGGTGGCTGCCGATCGCCGGGATGATGAACTCGAAGTATTTTTTCACCACGGGTCAGATTCCGGCCATTCATCCCGCGGCGATGGTGCTGTTTCTGACGTTTGTTGGGCTCTCGCTGCTGCTGCGGAAGGCGTTCTGCGGGTGGCTCTGTCCGGTGGGGACGCTTTCCGAGTATTTGTGGAAACTGGGCCGGGAGACTTTCCGGAGGAATTTCTCTCCGCCGCGGTGGCTGGATATCGGGCTGCGGAGTCTGAAATACGTGCTGCTGGGGCTGTTTGTGTATGCGGTGGGATCAATGCCGGCCGAAGGGTTGCATCAGTTTCTGACATCGCCATTCGGGATTGTGGCGGATGTAAAGATGCTGAATTTCTTCCGGTATCTGAGCGTTACAGCGGCAATCGTGATCGGAATTCTGGTGATATTGTCCATCTTTATCCAGAATTTCTGGTGCCGGTATCTCTGTCCATACGGGGCGCTGATGGGGCTGGCGGCGCTTGTGAGCCCGCTGAGGATCCGGAGGAGGGTGGAGACCTGCATCGACTGCGGCAAGTGCGCGAAGGCCTGTCCGGCGCGGCTGCCGGTGGACCGGCTGGTGCAGATCCGTTCGGCGGAGTGCATCGGGTGCCTGGAGTGCGTGGCCGCCTGTCCGGTAGCGGACACGCTGGAGATGCGGGCGACGGGAGTGAAGCGGCGCGTGCCGGCGTGGGCGATGGCGGCGGCGATCGTGCTGATCTTCTGCGGAGCGACGGGGTGGG
Encoded here:
- the nuoD gene encoding NADH-quinone oxidoreductase subunit D translates to MADTFLDATELVLNMGPQHPSTHGVLRVILKLDGERVLSTECVIGYLHRGVEKIAENRTWQMFAPYVDRMDYVAAVSNGLGYCLAVEKLLGVEAPPRAQAVRVILTELNRIASHLLWLGTHALDIGAITPLFYCMRERELILNIYEKYCGARLTTHAFRIGGLQYETYDGFEKEVLHFCDIFEKKIDEYEELLTGNRIWQQRLKGVGILTAADCKEYGVTGPMLRAAGVKWDLRKAQPYSGYEKYEFEIPTGQNGDTYDRYLVRMQEMRQSVRIVRQAVSDIPAGPIMAKVGKVIKPPVGEAYVSIEAPKGELGYYVVSDGSTQPYRVRIRPPSFVNLQALDKMCRGALVADVVAIIGTTDIVLGEVDR
- the nuoJ gene encoding NADH dehydrogenase subunit J, giving the protein MTEAVFFYSFAALAVAGAILTVTMRNAVHCAIALIASLGGVAGLYLMLHAEFLFAVQIVLYIGGMMVLFLFVIMLVNLEQAARERQFHRSWPGALLCAGGTAGLVAWFWLRGVDTLRLPPGVQPTPREGGNVESLAMVLFREYLVPFELASLLLLVAIVGGVMMAKKRI
- the nuoK gene encoding NADH-quinone oxidoreductase subunit K — translated: MGPITTAHYLVLSAILLLIGVVGILTRRNVIVLMMSIEIILNAVNVNLIAFSRNLDQLDGQVFAIFVICVAVAEAAVGLGILIALFRNRETVQVDEIDLLKW
- the nuoL-1 gene encoding NADH-quinone oxidoreductase subunit L codes for the protein MNFLEMIWLIPLVPLAGAAAMLFFGRRLSKAAISVIGPGTVGASLLLSLGAVAQLAGLEKKAHEVVLFEWLPLIGAQWGFLLDPLSSVMILVVTFVGFLIHIYATGYMGHEHGPHHGGFYRFFGYMNLFVFFMLTLVLANNYPLLFVGWEGVGLCSYLLIGFYFHKKSASDAANKAFIVNRIGDAGFILGMFFLWTTVGSLRFTEVNETLGSARFAPETGVFGALSMTALLLFVGATGKSAQIPLFVWLPDAMEGPTPVSALIHAATMVTAGVYMCARSNALFVLTPETSHIVAAVGAATAILAASIGLVQNDIKRVLAYSTVSQLGYMFVAVGVGAYWAAIFHLYTHAFFKALLFLGAGSVIHAMGGEQDMRRMGGLKERIPVTFRTMFIASLAIAGIPPLAGFFSKDEILWQAWSSPLGSKALWTVGWVTAAMTAFYMWRLMFMTFYGEGRMDEHTRHHIHESPRSMTVPLTVLAAGSVAAGWIGMPKVFGENALFQAFEHWLEPVFEAAGRLAGAGHEAAHHDAAMEWALMGLSIGAAIGGILLARHIYLGLKEEERPTGGVLYPVLYNKWYVDDVYNAVFVEGLAKGGGSALARFDAAVVDGGVNGTAWMTRVISKISIWYDTWIVDGLVNLGAFTVRALSFPVRFVQTGYIHSYALLFLAGVLAIFGYYWWLR
- the nuoM-1 gene encoding NADH:ubiquinone oxidoreductase subunit M gives rise to the protein MTSNLLSIVLFTPLAGLLVLLFIPRENRTLIRWWANLTAAAGFLVSLPLLLRFDRHADGYQFVEKAAWIPSLGVNYFIGIDGISLLLVMLTTAMGFIAIFYSWDAIQTREKEYYAMFLLQQTGMIGVFVSLDFLLFYIFWELVLVPMYFIIGVWGGPRKLYAAIKFFLYTLAGGVLMLLGILTLYFQYAAQYGRYTFEITELMKLNLPLGLQQWVFWAFFLGFAIKVPMFPFHTWLPDAHTEAPTAGSVILAAVLLKMGTYGFIRFSLPLLPKASSDKAIVTALIVLSLIGILYGALVSLMQQDWKKLVAYSSVSHLGFCTLGIFALNQAGLAGSVIQQINHGISTGMLFLIVGVIYERRHTRLIAEYGGLAHVMPNYAIVFAFAMLSSAGLPLLNGFVGEFTILQGAFQANRWWAAWAAPGVVLGAGYLLWLYQRTMLGEVTNEKNRGLKDLTWREWAVFVPLMLWALSIGVYPKPYFEILEKPVAEIVHRVHQTATSVAQAPEPAREAISR
- the nuoN1 gene encoding NADH-quinone oxidoreductase subunit N, whose translation is MSQYYTATDHFVLLPALLLALFGCATLLFDFLVFPDARQRRWLLIFLALGEVFAGVAFWRQQQFLMEHGGSLTAFRGALVMDHYALFFHWLFLAATLITGLISYRYLEVRDEHHGEYYGLLLIAQTGMYFLASGTELVTLFVGLETMAITFYILVGFLRADRRSNEAALKYLILGSLSSGFLVYGFSVLYGISGSTRLGEIAAAVAARDAWDPVLVLAIGTAGAGLLFKIGAAPFHMWAPDAYEGAPTMITGYLATASKAASFALLVRLFAGPLGPARESWEPLLAAAAVLSMTVGNLAAVTQTNTKRLLAYSSISHAGYILLGLVAGSPTGLKGVLVYLLVYLFMTLGAFLVLTSLARQGMAGDDINDLRGMMKRAPGHALWMLVFMVSLAGIPPTAGFIGKFYIFWALIETGHYLLAVIGAVYAVVAIYYYFRIVKAIFVEPEEAEAGPLTVSFGTRVGLAVTGALTLVVGVYPEPFLRLAQMSISR
- a CDS encoding putative metal-dependent hydrolase, yielding MTRAELIAKIEALPAELRRLITGASPEQLNRPYRPGGWTSRQVIHHLADSHMHAYIRCRFILLENDPPLKPYDQNAWALLPDAAEGPIEPSLQILDGLHARWAAFFRAVPDDAWSRKGYHPEYGPVTLERLLETYAAHGEKHLNHIRAGLAQG